Proteins encoded in a region of the Nocardia asteroides genome:
- a CDS encoding acetyltransferase codes for MNPTGTPYVLKRELTDIPDDVRAAPAPVIPDFPEPFALRVADPDSDDPATIAEWMSLPHLARTWEQPWPPERRRADIAAQLAGTYSRPCIVSFDFAAIDLPELGRREVAYVELYRPAKDECARFYHADPRDMAFHIATADQNVIGRGVMSKWIGLLAEGIWAAEPECRRLMGDPDHQNISVRRALAKNGWLELGEFDVRPGRRIALCTLPREPQDVPAIRR; via the coding sequence ATGAATCCGACTGGAACGCCGTACGTTCTCAAGCGAGAACTGACCGATATCCCCGACGATGTCCGCGCCGCCCCAGCACCTGTGATTCCCGATTTCCCCGAGCCGTTCGCTCTTCGGGTGGCCGATCCCGACAGCGACGATCCCGCGACGATCGCCGAATGGATGAGCCTCCCCCACCTGGCTCGGACTTGGGAACAACCGTGGCCCCCGGAGCGCAGACGGGCCGACATCGCCGCACAGCTCGCCGGAACTTACTCACGACCATGCATCGTCAGTTTCGACTTCGCAGCCATCGACTTGCCAGAACTCGGCCGACGCGAAGTCGCCTACGTAGAGCTGTACCGGCCGGCGAAGGACGAGTGCGCGCGGTTCTACCACGCCGACCCACGGGACATGGCTTTCCATATCGCGACCGCGGACCAGAACGTGATCGGCCGAGGCGTCATGTCGAAGTGGATCGGCCTCCTGGCCGAGGGCATCTGGGCCGCTGAACCGGAATGCCGCCGCCTGATGGGCGATCCGGATCACCAGAACATCTCGGTACGCAGAGCTTTGGCCAAGAACGGCTGGCTCGAACTGGGCGAGTTCGATGTGCGGCCCGGCCGCCGGATCGCTCTGTGCACATTGCCGCGTGAGCCGCAGGACGTACCGGCGATCCGGCGCTGA
- a CDS encoding CPBP family intramembrane metalloprotease codes for MPEPDLAATVQQRRKVHAYIDVAVVVLVLAGTNLIAHFTTAWASIVTVPVAAIALLALVRRRGLGWSELGLSPRHWRRGSLYALGAAALVLAVVAIGAALPLTRPFFLADRYATISGALIASMIVIPLQTVIPEELAFRGVLHGTLLRAYGARGVFAAGSLLFGLWHIASSFGLTAGNRGLSGVIGGGVAGQVIGILLAVVATAAAGAVFTWLRHRSGSLLAPIALHWSVNGAGALAAAIVWHTTLS; via the coding sequence ATGCCTGAGCCAGACCTAGCAGCAACAGTCCAGCAACGACGCAAGGTGCACGCATACATCGACGTCGCCGTCGTGGTGCTGGTCTTGGCGGGCACCAATCTGATCGCGCACTTCACCACCGCGTGGGCGAGCATCGTCACGGTGCCGGTGGCGGCGATCGCGCTGCTCGCATTGGTGCGCAGGCGCGGCCTCGGCTGGTCCGAGCTCGGGCTTTCCCCTCGGCACTGGCGGCGCGGCTCGCTCTACGCGCTCGGCGCGGCGGCGCTGGTCCTCGCCGTCGTCGCGATCGGGGCGGCGCTCCCGCTGACCCGGCCGTTCTTCCTGGCCGATCGCTACGCCACCATCTCGGGCGCGTTGATCGCCTCGATGATCGTCATCCCCCTGCAAACGGTGATCCCCGAGGAACTGGCATTCCGAGGTGTGCTGCACGGCACACTGCTGCGCGCGTACGGCGCGCGCGGCGTCTTCGCGGCGGGTTCCCTGCTGTTCGGTCTCTGGCACATCGCCTCCTCCTTCGGCCTCACCGCGGGCAACCGCGGCCTGAGCGGAGTCATCGGCGGGGGCGTCGCCGGACAGGTCATCGGAATCCTGCTCGCCGTGGTCGCGACGGCCGCCGCAGGTGCGGTGTTCACCTGGCTGCGCCACCGCAGCGGCAGCCTGCTCGCCCCGATCGCACTGCACTGGTCGGTCAACGGCGCGGGCGCCTTGGCGGCCGCTATCGTCTGGCACACCACGCTGAGCTGA
- a CDS encoding AMP-binding protein yields the protein MAVAGGAPEIAVLPGSALEVAVEDRRTIAAERRYRKPDCVWGSADVRLLSAGWSDAQVAVELLAALADGATSVVATQPQWSDPNAVVELIATSAVTHVTADVATVERIAATGAELPTVRRWDVTGVCPAPLLSGRLVTRSTESIATFGYTVPAYAGAVTRGSLDGTGHTRPIPGARVLVLDEFRQPVPPGVIGEVYVGGAALGAEGGNPYARNRFVDDPFLPEGRLFRTGDRAGWTTDGSLECACRACRF from the coding sequence ATGGCCGTCGCCGGCGGGGCGCCGGAGATCGCTGTGCTGCCCGGTTCGGCACTGGAAGTGGCTGTCGAGGACCGCCGTACGATCGCCGCCGAACGTCGGTATCGAAAACCAGATTGCGTGTGGGGTTCCGCCGACGTGCGGCTGCTCTCCGCAGGGTGGAGCGACGCTCAGGTCGCCGTCGAGCTGCTGGCCGCCCTCGCGGACGGTGCGACGTCGGTCGTCGCCACGCAGCCGCAGTGGAGCGACCCGAACGCGGTGGTCGAACTCATTGCGACATCCGCGGTAACCCACGTTACCGCCGACGTGGCTACGGTCGAACGTATCGCTGCCACGGGCGCCGAGCTTCCGACGGTACGGCGCTGGGATGTTACCGGGGTCTGCCCTGCGCCACTGCTTTCCGGCCGACTCGTCACACGGTCGACGGAATCGATCGCCACGTTCGGTTATACGGTGCCCGCCTACGCCGGTGCGGTGACGCGCGGCTCGCTGGACGGAACCGGACACACGAGGCCGATCCCAGGCGCCAGAGTGCTGGTCTTGGACGAGTTTCGGCAACCGGTCCCGCCCGGAGTGATCGGCGAGGTCTACGTGGGTGGCGCCGCGCTCGGCGCCGAGGGTGGGAATCCGTACGCCCGCAACCGTTTCGTGGACGATCCGTTCCTGCCGGAAGGCCGATTGTTTCGAACCGGCGATCGTGCAGGCTGGACCACGGACGGCTCACTGGAATGCGCTTGCCGCGCTTGCCGTTTCTGA
- a CDS encoding RluA family pseudouridine synthase, with amino-acid sequence MRRRQQPPLPKRHGLDPARLRLPEQGDWATIRDHLVERLPRVPATRIDELLHAGGIVDLDGPIAPDAPYVPGGAVWFHRDLPEETVVPFDIPVVHRDDDLLVVDKPHFLATIPRGRHILQTALVRLRRELDLPDLVPAHRLDRVTAGLVLFVINPARRGAYQTMFHQRTVRKEYEAIARFDPGLTLPRVVRSRIIKEKQVLAAQQVPGEPNAETEIELLEHRDGLGRYRLRPHTGRTHQLRLHMNSLGIPILGDDFYPVLTEKPVDDFTRPLQLLAAVLEFTDPITREPRRFETTRTLRAWTDPHGWAG; translated from the coding sequence ATGAGAAGGCGGCAACAACCGCCGTTGCCGAAACGGCACGGCTTGGACCCGGCTCGGCTGCGATTGCCGGAGCAGGGCGACTGGGCGACCATCCGGGACCACCTGGTGGAGCGCCTGCCCAGGGTGCCCGCGACGCGCATAGACGAACTGCTGCACGCGGGCGGCATCGTCGACCTGGACGGGCCGATCGCTCCCGACGCACCGTACGTTCCGGGCGGCGCGGTCTGGTTCCATCGCGATCTGCCCGAGGAGACGGTGGTCCCGTTCGACATCCCCGTCGTGCATCGCGACGACGACCTGCTGGTCGTGGACAAGCCGCACTTCCTGGCCACGATCCCGCGCGGTCGGCATATCCTGCAGACCGCGCTGGTGCGATTGCGCCGGGAGCTCGACCTCCCCGATCTGGTCCCGGCGCACCGGCTCGACCGCGTCACGGCGGGCTTGGTGCTGTTCGTGATCAATCCGGCCCGTCGCGGTGCGTACCAGACCATGTTCCACCAGCGCACCGTGCGCAAGGAGTACGAGGCGATCGCCCGGTTCGATCCCGGCCTCACGCTGCCCCGCGTGGTGCGCAGCCGGATCATCAAGGAGAAGCAGGTGCTCGCGGCCCAACAGGTGCCGGGCGAGCCCAACGCGGAAACCGAGATCGAACTGCTCGAGCACCGCGACGGCCTCGGCCGCTACCGGCTGCGCCCGCACACCGGCCGGACCCACCAGTTGCGCCTGCACATGAACAGCCTCGGCATTCCTATTCTCGGCGACGACTTCTATCCGGTGCTCACCGAGAAACCCGTCGACGACTTCACCAGACCGCTCCAGTTGCTGGCCGCCGTGCTCGAGTTCACAGACCCGATCACCCGCGAGCCGCGCCGCTTCGAGACCACTCGCACGTTGCGGGCGTGGACCGATCCGCACGGGTGGGCGGGCTGA
- a CDS encoding putative glycolipid-binding domain-containing protein has protein sequence MMFAPPPPTAAWRHRTAREGFEVAYFRVTEQGVLIDGCTTAVEDGTAWVVDYRIALDPEWRTRRAQVAVRKPGGWNTLVLESDGAGSWLLNSMPAPLLDGCLDVDLESSALTNALPVHRSAQEVGDAAHAPAAYVYASGAAVGRLEQRYARIADGEHGPRFDYAAPDVDFTCCLEYDKSGLVLDYPGIAVRAH, from the coding sequence ATGATGTTCGCGCCGCCACCACCCACCGCCGCGTGGCGGCATCGGACCGCACGCGAGGGCTTCGAGGTGGCCTATTTCCGGGTCACCGAGCAAGGCGTGCTGATCGACGGCTGCACGACGGCCGTCGAGGACGGCACGGCCTGGGTGGTGGACTACCGGATAGCGCTGGATCCCGAATGGCGTACGCGCCGGGCCCAGGTCGCCGTGCGCAAACCCGGTGGCTGGAACACGCTGGTGCTGGAATCGGACGGTGCCGGGTCCTGGCTGCTGAACAGCATGCCAGCGCCGCTGCTCGACGGCTGCCTCGACGTCGACCTGGAGTCCTCGGCGCTGACCAACGCGCTTCCGGTGCATCGGTCGGCGCAGGAGGTCGGCGATGCCGCTCACGCGCCCGCGGCCTACGTGTACGCCTCCGGCGCTGCGGTGGGGCGGCTGGAACAGCGTTACGCCCGCATCGCCGACGGCGAGCACGGCCCTCGGTTCGACTACGCCGCCCCCGACGTCGACTTCACCTGCTGCCTCGAGTACGACAAGTCCGGCTTGGTGCTCGATTACCCGGGCATCGCGGTTCGCGCCCACTGA
- a CDS encoding lysine N(6)-hydroxylase/L-ornithine N(5)-oxygenase family protein: MGEPVDRLLVVGAGPKAMAVAAKAYVLRELGLPAPQVVVAEPHAVGGNWLPNGGWTDGQHRLGTSPEKDVGFPYHSTWARGHNREINEAMMAFSWTSFLVERGTYAEWVDRGRPNPHHHVWAKYLQWVAKKAEVEIVPGAVRKISAAADGWLVSVVDADGVASEIDADRLMITGPGDSRRALAAHPKVLSIADFWDLVGRRRLPVSSRAAVIGGGETAGSAMDELVRHDVLTVSVISPAATIYTRGESYFENSLYSDPAKWRGLSIEERRDVVRRTDRGVFSVRVQENLLGDNRVHHLQGRVVRVAEQGDGVALTLRNEGRPDRVHVFDLVVDATGGQPLWFLEMFDVDAADLVELAIGGPITQPRIEAAIGHDLAVTGLDAKLYLPNLAGLAQGPGFPNLSCLGELSDRVLQAAPTRARSVAVRAQGGSAGR, translated from the coding sequence ATGGGAGAACCGGTGGACAGACTTCTGGTGGTCGGCGCGGGTCCGAAAGCCATGGCCGTCGCGGCGAAGGCATACGTCCTGCGTGAACTCGGCCTGCCCGCGCCGCAGGTAGTTGTGGCGGAACCGCATGCGGTGGGTGGCAATTGGTTGCCGAACGGTGGCTGGACCGACGGCCAGCACCGGCTGGGCACCAGCCCCGAAAAGGATGTGGGATTTCCGTACCACTCCACCTGGGCACGCGGGCACAACCGCGAGATCAACGAGGCGATGATGGCGTTCAGTTGGACGTCGTTCCTCGTCGAACGCGGCACGTACGCCGAATGGGTCGACCGCGGCCGCCCCAATCCGCATCATCATGTCTGGGCCAAATATCTGCAGTGGGTCGCGAAGAAGGCCGAGGTCGAGATCGTGCCAGGGGCGGTGCGCAAGATCTCCGCGGCGGCCGACGGCTGGCTGGTCTCGGTGGTCGACGCGGACGGCGTTGCGTCCGAGATCGATGCGGACCGGCTGATGATCACCGGGCCGGGCGACAGCAGGCGTGCGCTGGCCGCTCATCCGAAAGTGTTGAGCATCGCCGACTTCTGGGATCTGGTCGGCCGCCGCCGGTTGCCGGTTTCGTCGCGAGCGGCGGTGATCGGCGGCGGTGAGACCGCGGGCTCCGCGATGGACGAGTTGGTCCGTCACGATGTACTGACCGTCTCGGTGATCTCGCCCGCCGCCACGATCTACACCCGCGGCGAGAGCTACTTCGAGAATTCGCTGTACAGCGATCCCGCCAAGTGGCGGGGGTTGAGCATAGAAGAACGCCGGGACGTCGTGCGGCGCACCGACCGCGGTGTGTTCTCGGTGCGCGTGCAGGAAAACCTGTTGGGCGACAATCGGGTTCATCATTTGCAGGGGCGTGTCGTGCGGGTGGCGGAGCAAGGCGATGGCGTCGCGCTGACGTTGCGCAACGAGGGGCGCCCGGATCGGGTGCATGTCTTCGATCTGGTGGTGGACGCGACCGGCGGTCAGCCGCTGTGGTTCCTGGAGATGTTCGATGTCGACGCCGCAGATCTGGTGGAACTCGCGATCGGCGGCCCGATCACGCAGCCGCGGATCGAGGCGGCGATCGGCCACGACCTGGCGGTGACCGGCCTCGATGCAAAGCTCTACCTGCCGAATCTCGCTGGTCTGGCGCAGGGCCCCGGATTCCCGAATCTGAGCTGCCTGGGGGAACTTTCGGATCGGGTGCTGCAGGCGGCTCCGACCCGTGCGCGCTCGGTAGCCGTGCGCGCTCAGGGAGGTTCGGCCGGTCGCTAG
- a CDS encoding siderophore-interacting protein yields MGKGTNGVMLKLWRADDYRLRVTSTESITDKYVRIGFAAGGLLADHPVHPTQFIRLWIPDAVTDKLHHRAYTLVDQDPAADHFYIEFALHGGPASAWAQRAAVGEEIEASVLGSKFQLPDTVPTEYVIFGDTASLPAINSLLDAIGDAPARVWLEWQYESDTSLPVRNKPHHQVTWVQRIDDGRLLREQAHELDCSKDVFAWAGCDGHTTRTIVKALKTTHQLPKTSIKYQAYWK; encoded by the coding sequence ATGGGTAAAGGAACCAACGGCGTCATGTTGAAGCTGTGGCGTGCCGACGACTATCGACTGCGCGTCACCTCCACCGAGAGCATCACCGACAAATATGTGCGGATCGGCTTCGCCGCGGGCGGTCTGCTCGCCGACCATCCGGTCCACCCAACCCAGTTCATCCGGTTGTGGATCCCCGATGCGGTCACCGACAAGTTGCACCATCGTGCGTACACCCTGGTGGATCAAGACCCCGCGGCCGACCACTTCTACATCGAATTCGCTTTGCACGGCGGTCCGGCCAGCGCGTGGGCACAGCGAGCGGCGGTCGGCGAGGAAATCGAGGCGTCCGTGCTGGGCTCGAAGTTTCAGCTGCCCGACACCGTACCGACCGAGTACGTCATTTTCGGTGACACCGCCTCGCTGCCGGCGATCAATTCGCTGCTCGACGCGATCGGCGACGCGCCCGCGAGGGTCTGGCTGGAATGGCAGTACGAATCCGACACCTCGCTTCCGGTGCGCAACAAGCCGCACCACCAGGTGACCTGGGTGCAGCGCATCGATGACGGAAGGCTGCTGCGCGAACAAGCACATGAGTTGGACTGCTCCAAGGACGTTTTCGCGTGGGCCGGCTGCGACGGTCACACGACCCGCACGATCGTCAAGGCTCTGAAGACAACCCACCAGTTGCCGAAGACTTCGATCAAGTACCAGGCCTACTGGAAGTAG
- a CDS encoding amino acid adenylation domain-containing protein → MESGQGTGAESVAAAAMDTDEVREAVAAQLGVAADTITDRDDLIQLGLDSIRTMKLAGAWRKRGYDVNFAELAAAPTVADWHRILASGARPAASESAVVGSGRQVGDRTGGTAEDSAQRADEFAPFPLATMQHAYWIGRSDEQELGGVAAHLYVEFDGSQVDPARLERAVADLAAAHPMLRTRFLPDGTQQTMDAPGRTVFSVVDLREHAHDAAEAALTRLRDQKTHQRLDIADGQVFDVTLTLLAEGRTRLHLDVDMLAGDAMSYRVLVADLSELYHGAQLSEQSYSYRQYRTERKVDTAARERDRQWWQQRLPDLPGAPELPTVPVGERVEPHRTVRYDHWLAPEAKERLSAAAHERGITPAMALAAVFAETIGGWSAQSRFLLNVPLFHREPVDPGIDRVVGDFTSSIMLDVDVTENVTVAERARSLQRSMHESGAHTAYSGLEVLRDLGRYRGEPVLAPIVYTSALNLGELFAESVTGTFGEPVWIISQGPQVLLDAQVTEIRGGLLLNWDVRQSAFPAGMIDTMFARYIEAVARLAEGSAGWDAEAPVRLPVAQAAVRAQINATDGPVSGRCLHQGLFEHARTKPDAPAVVWSRDGADGVWTYRELAAQALAVAGALRDNGVESGDAVAVQLPKGPDQIVAVLGILAAGAAYVPIGFDQPVARRAEILRTGAVAVALTVEGADMGEQVRCVPMTAARRHVNPLREPVLPDTRSIAYVIFTSGSTGVPKGVDVPHCAAMNTIDAVNDWFEVGSTDRVLGLSALEFDASVYDIFGMFSVGAAVVALDAEQRAEATSWVELLRRHRVSILNCVPAMLDMILEVGGGELGGSLRAVTLGGDWVGADLARRLARQVPGCRFSGLGGATETAIHNTICEVADPPEHWATVPFGVPLRNVRCRVVSQAGRDCPDWVPGEFWVGGAGVAAGYRNDPERTAERFVEHEGMRWYRTGDLARYWPDGTIEFLGRADHQVQIRGYRVELGEVETALRAVDGVRHAVAAVVGDSSPKLVAAVSGPTGCAADITDAVSELLPSYMIPTRIEVLDRMPLTANGKLDRRAVVALLEPSAGDGSDGRPRTDVEAALADIVAGVLGVDSVGVHDDFFQLGGDSVLATTVIARVRDWLDTEHALVADMFASRTVAGLAQRLQSRDPHADRLAQVAKMYLEVSAMSDDEVLSQTQSMA, encoded by the coding sequence ATGGAGTCAGGGCAGGGGACCGGGGCGGAGTCGGTTGCGGCGGCGGCGATGGACACCGACGAAGTACGCGAGGCGGTGGCCGCGCAACTGGGCGTCGCCGCGGACACGATCACCGACCGTGACGACCTGATCCAGCTGGGCCTCGATTCCATCCGCACCATGAAGTTGGCCGGCGCCTGGCGAAAGCGCGGCTACGACGTCAACTTCGCCGAACTGGCCGCTGCGCCGACAGTGGCGGACTGGCACCGGATCCTCGCGTCGGGCGCGCGACCCGCGGCGTCCGAAAGCGCCGTCGTCGGCAGCGGGCGGCAGGTAGGGGACCGGACCGGCGGAACGGCGGAAGATTCGGCGCAGCGGGCGGACGAGTTCGCCCCGTTCCCGCTCGCAACCATGCAGCACGCATACTGGATCGGACGTTCCGACGAGCAGGAACTCGGGGGCGTGGCGGCGCACCTGTACGTCGAATTCGACGGCAGCCAGGTTGATCCCGCGCGACTGGAGCGCGCGGTGGCCGACCTGGCGGCGGCGCATCCGATGCTGCGCACCAGATTCCTGCCGGACGGTACCCAACAGACGATGGACGCGCCGGGACGCACGGTGTTCAGCGTCGTTGACCTGCGTGAGCACGCGCACGACGCCGCCGAGGCGGCTTTGACACGACTGCGCGACCAAAAAACCCATCAGCGTTTGGACATCGCGGACGGACAGGTCTTCGACGTCACACTCACCCTGCTCGCGGAGGGGCGTACCCGGCTACACCTTGACGTCGACATGCTGGCTGGGGATGCGATGAGTTATCGGGTACTGGTCGCGGATCTCTCCGAGCTGTATCACGGAGCCCAGCTGTCGGAGCAATCTTATAGCTACCGTCAATATCGGACCGAGCGGAAGGTGGACACCGCCGCCCGCGAGCGTGACCGCCAGTGGTGGCAGCAGCGGCTGCCGGACCTGCCGGGCGCCCCGGAGCTGCCCACCGTTCCCGTCGGGGAGCGCGTCGAACCGCATCGCACGGTTCGCTACGACCACTGGCTGGCTCCGGAAGCGAAGGAGCGGTTGTCGGCGGCCGCGCACGAGCGCGGGATCACCCCCGCCATGGCATTGGCGGCGGTATTCGCCGAGACCATCGGCGGCTGGTCGGCCCAGAGCCGGTTCCTGCTGAATGTGCCGCTTTTTCACCGGGAGCCGGTGGACCCCGGCATCGACCGGGTGGTCGGCGACTTCACCTCGTCGATCATGCTGGACGTGGACGTCACCGAGAACGTGACCGTCGCCGAGCGAGCCAGATCGCTGCAGCGCAGCATGCACGAAAGTGGTGCGCACACCGCCTATTCCGGGCTGGAGGTGCTGCGTGACCTCGGCCGATACCGAGGTGAGCCGGTATTGGCGCCGATCGTCTACACGAGTGCGCTCAATCTCGGCGAACTATTCGCCGAGTCGGTCACCGGCACCTTCGGCGAACCGGTATGGATCATCTCGCAGGGGCCGCAGGTGCTGCTGGACGCGCAGGTCACCGAGATCCGTGGCGGACTGCTGCTCAACTGGGATGTCCGGCAATCCGCGTTTCCGGCGGGGATGATCGACACCATGTTCGCCCGCTACATCGAGGCGGTCGCGCGGCTCGCCGAGGGGTCGGCGGGCTGGGATGCCGAGGCGCCGGTTCGGCTACCGGTGGCACAGGCCGCGGTGCGCGCGCAGATCAACGCCACCGACGGGCCGGTCAGTGGGCGTTGCCTGCACCAAGGACTGTTCGAGCACGCCCGGACGAAACCCGATGCGCCCGCCGTGGTGTGGAGCCGCGACGGTGCGGACGGTGTGTGGACCTACCGTGAGTTGGCGGCGCAGGCGCTGGCCGTCGCGGGCGCGTTGCGCGACAACGGTGTCGAGTCCGGTGACGCCGTGGCGGTGCAGTTGCCCAAGGGGCCGGACCAAATCGTGGCCGTGCTGGGCATTCTCGCGGCAGGTGCCGCCTACGTGCCCATCGGATTCGATCAACCCGTAGCCCGGCGTGCGGAGATCCTGCGGACGGGTGCGGTGGCCGTTGCCCTTACCGTCGAGGGCGCCGACATGGGCGAACAGGTCCGCTGTGTGCCGATGACCGCGGCCAGGCGGCATGTGAACCCGTTGCGGGAGCCGGTGCTCCCGGACACGCGCAGCATCGCCTACGTCATCTTCACCTCGGGCTCCACAGGTGTGCCGAAGGGTGTCGACGTCCCACACTGCGCGGCGATGAACACCATAGACGCGGTGAACGACTGGTTCGAGGTCGGTTCCACCGACCGGGTGCTCGGCCTGTCCGCCCTGGAGTTCGACGCCTCGGTCTATGACATCTTCGGGATGTTCTCGGTCGGCGCAGCGGTGGTCGCGCTCGACGCGGAACAACGCGCCGAGGCCACCTCCTGGGTCGAACTCCTTCGCCGTCACCGGGTTTCCATTCTCAATTGCGTCCCCGCCATGCTGGACATGATCCTGGAAGTCGGCGGTGGGGAACTGGGTGGCTCACTGCGTGCGGTGACACTGGGCGGCGACTGGGTCGGCGCCGACTTGGCACGCCGACTCGCGCGCCAGGTCCCCGGTTGCCGGTTCTCGGGACTGGGTGGTGCGACCGAGACGGCCATCCACAACACCATCTGTGAGGTCGCCGATCCTCCCGAGCACTGGGCGACGGTGCCCTTTGGCGTGCCCCTGCGCAATGTGCGCTGCCGGGTCGTCTCGCAGGCCGGCCGTGATTGCCCCGATTGGGTGCCGGGTGAGTTCTGGGTCGGCGGCGCCGGCGTGGCGGCCGGCTACCGCAACGATCCGGAGCGGACGGCGGAGCGGTTTGTCGAACACGAGGGGATGCGCTGGTATCGCACCGGTGATCTGGCCCGGTACTGGCCGGACGGCACCATCGAGTTCTTGGGTCGTGCCGACCATCAAGTGCAGATCCGTGGCTACCGTGTGGAACTCGGCGAGGTCGAGACCGCGTTACGGGCGGTGGACGGCGTCCGCCATGCCGTTGCCGCGGTCGTGGGCGACAGCTCGCCGAAACTGGTCGCGGCGGTGTCCGGGCCCACCGGATGTGCCGCGGATATCACCGATGCGGTATCGGAGCTGTTGCCCAGCTATATGATTCCGACTCGCATCGAGGTACTCGATCGCATGCCGTTGACCGCGAACGGAAAGCTGGACCGCCGCGCCGTGGTTGCCCTGCTCGAACCGAGCGCCGGGGATGGGTCGGACGGTCGGCCACGCACTGATGTGGAAGCCGCGCTCGCGGATATCGTCGCCGGGGTGCTCGGCGTCGACAGCGTCGGCGTGCACGACGACTTCTTCCAGCTCGGCGGAGATTCGGTGCTGGCCACCACCGTCATCGCGCGCGTGCGCGACTGGCTGGACACCGAGCACGCGCTGGTTGCCGACATGTTCGCGTCCCGCACCGTCGCGGGACTCGCGCAACGACTTCAGAGCAGGGATCCACATGCCGACCGGCTGGCGCAGGTGGCCAAGATGTACCTGGAGGTATCCGCGATGAGCGACGACGAGGTGCTGTCGCAGACTCAGAGTATGGCCTGA
- a CDS encoding TIGR03667 family PPOX class F420-dependent oxidoreductase, which produces MTSTASDRSAPVVDTDTEFGAKVAERLNRESVLWLTTVGPTGTPQPNPVWFQWRDGEFLIFSQPGKPKVRNIERNPRVALNLNSTETGGDVVVFTGTARVVEQRPGADEIAAFTTKYADGLRSIEMTDEQFYAEYSVVLRITPDRLRGF; this is translated from the coding sequence ATGACCTCCACGGCATCCGATCGATCCGCCCCTGTCGTCGACACCGACACCGAATTCGGCGCGAAAGTCGCCGAACGACTGAACCGCGAGTCCGTCCTCTGGCTGACCACCGTCGGCCCCACCGGCACACCGCAGCCGAATCCCGTCTGGTTCCAGTGGCGCGACGGCGAATTCCTGATCTTCAGCCAGCCCGGCAAGCCGAAGGTGCGCAACATCGAGCGCAACCCCCGGGTCGCCTTGAACCTCAACAGCACCGAGACCGGCGGCGACGTGGTCGTGTTCACCGGTACGGCGCGCGTTGTCGAGCAGCGGCCCGGCGCCGATGAGATCGCGGCCTTCACGACGAAGTACGCCGATGGACTGCGCTCCATCGAGATGACCGACGAGCAGTTCTACGCCGAGTACTCGGTCGTGCTGCGTATCACCCCCGATCGCCTGCGCGGATTCTGA